The Chloroflexota bacterium genome contains a region encoding:
- the modB gene encoding molybdate ABC transporter permease subunit, whose product MNWTAILLSIQVTLMATIGVLVIGLALALFLARIRLRGKIVLETLINLPLVLPPTVVGYLLLIVLGRDGPLVRLFDVNLLFTWQAAVIAAMVVAMPLMAQAAKAAIESVDPVLENAARTLGLNEFEVVWRVTLPLARRGILAGLVLASARALGEFGATLMVAGNIPGRTQTAPLAIYDAVQAGRWMDANILVAILSLLSFASLLAVNHMNRRAETRPNA is encoded by the coding sequence CTCGATTCAGGTGACGCTCATGGCGACGATTGGCGTTCTCGTCATCGGACTGGCGCTCGCGCTGTTTCTCGCGCGGATACGCCTGCGCGGAAAAATCGTTCTCGAGACGCTAATCAACCTGCCGCTCGTCTTGCCGCCGACGGTGGTCGGTTATTTGTTGCTGATCGTGCTTGGACGCGATGGTCCCCTCGTGCGATTGTTCGATGTGAATTTACTTTTTACGTGGCAAGCCGCCGTCATCGCGGCGATGGTTGTCGCGATGCCGTTGATGGCGCAAGCCGCCAAAGCGGCAATTGAAAGCGTGGACCCTGTTTTGGAAAACGCCGCGCGGACGCTGGGCTTGAACGAATTCGAAGTCGTGTGGCGAGTCACCCTGCCGCTCGCCCGGCGCGGCATTCTCGCAGGACTCGTCCTGGCATCCGCGCGTGCGCTTGGCGAGTTCGGCGCGACACTGATGGTTGCCGGCAACATCCCAGGGCGCACCCAAACTGCGCCGCTCGCCATTTACGACGCGGTGCAAGCGGGACGTTGGATGGATGCCAACATACTGGTCGCGATCCTCAGTCTGCTTTCGTTTGCAAGCTTGCTCGCGGTCAATCACATGAATCGCCGCGCGGAGACGCGACCGAATGCTTGA
- a CDS encoding ABC transporter ATP-binding protein, giving the protein MLDVDITKHIGDFSLNAQFAMDAQVLVLFGPSGAGKSLLLNCIAGLHTPKRGKIRLNDHLVFDSSALINVPARQRQIGYVFQNYALFPHLTVRENIAFGLRDRSTARTRVDEMLALTHLGDFGRYYPAQLSGGQQQRVALARALAPQPSLLLLDEPFSALDAPTRMQLRNELLQLQRKFKIPILFVTHDLGEAYFLADRLAVIDAGKIFQVDTPGEILSHPCCLPVARAIGVKNILPGVIEASHAGGSRVRVGETVLGAPRCAFAPGTRVQICLRPERIMLVRPEQADQSSDENALRGEIVREMNDGMMATLFFRATESRLVPDQDYDLQIELPVYIFERLNLAQQRVWTVSLRKNAMHLLG; this is encoded by the coding sequence ATGCTTGACGTTGACATCACAAAGCACATTGGCGATTTCTCGTTGAATGCGCAATTCGCAATGGACGCCCAAGTGCTGGTGTTGTTCGGTCCGTCCGGCGCGGGAAAAAGTTTGTTGCTGAATTGTATCGCCGGCTTGCATACTCCCAAGCGGGGGAAAATTCGTCTGAACGATCATCTCGTGTTCGACAGTTCTGCGTTGATCAATGTGCCGGCGCGCCAGCGGCAGATTGGGTATGTGTTTCAGAATTACGCGCTTTTCCCACACCTGACCGTGCGCGAGAATATCGCGTTCGGTCTGCGTGATAGAAGCACCGCGCGAACTCGTGTAGACGAGATGCTCGCGCTCACGCACCTTGGCGATTTTGGGCGCTACTACCCCGCACAACTTTCCGGCGGACAACAACAACGCGTCGCGCTTGCGCGCGCGCTCGCGCCGCAACCCAGTTTGCTCTTGCTCGACGAACCGTTCAGCGCGCTCGACGCGCCGACGCGGATGCAACTCCGCAACGAACTGCTCCAGCTGCAACGCAAATTCAAAATTCCGATTCTCTTCGTCACGCACGATTTGGGCGAAGCGTATTTTCTCGCCGACCGGCTCGCCGTGATTGATGCCGGGAAAATTTTTCAGGTAGATACGCCCGGCGAAATCCTGAGTCACCCGTGTTGTTTGCCGGTTGCGCGCGCGATCGGCGTCAAGAACATTCTGCCCGGCGTCATCGAGGCAAGTCACGCGGGTGGTTCGCGCGTGCGCGTCGGCGAGACCGTACTCGGCGCGCCGCGATGCGCGTTTGCGCCGGGCACACGCGTGCAAATCTGCTTGCGTCCAGAACGCATCATGCTGGTGCGTCCCGAACAAGCCGACCAATCGTCGGACGAGAATGCGTTGCGCGGCGAGATCGTCCGCGAGATGAACGACGGGATGATGGCAACCTTGTTCTTTCGCGCGACCGAGTCGCGTCTCGTGCCAGACCAGGATTATGATTTACAGATCGAATTGCCGGTGTACATTTTCGAGCGCTTGAATCTCGCGCAACAACGCGTGTGGACGGTATCGTTGCGAAAGAACGCGATGCACTTGCTTGGATAG
- a CDS encoding dihydrodipicolinate synthase family protein produces the protein MTTFQGTLPALVTPFTRDNQVNVTVLRELVDHLLAKQVNGFYLCGSTGEGAFMSMEERQLVVETVAARVNGRVPILVHVGAAAVGDAARLAQHARAHGAAGVSSILPPVLYDPRGIVPYYETIACAVPDLAFFPYLFGGARDAVALLRDLIHIPNLAGTKYTGPNMYELSHLAALKDQDWTIFAGMDEQLLFGLMFGARANIGSTVNLMPGVFVELHRCFYANEWARALDLQKKLNRPIATWISFGFPGAFKATFQFLGFDCGEPRTPNLALTAVQRAELRAALQADGFFDLAAM, from the coding sequence ATGACCACATTTCAAGGCACGCTACCCGCGCTCGTCACGCCGTTCACGCGCGACAATCAAGTGAATGTGACGGTTCTGCGCGAGTTGGTAGATCATTTGTTAGCGAAACAGGTCAACGGATTTTATCTGTGTGGGAGCACGGGCGAAGGCGCGTTCATGTCAATGGAAGAACGGCAACTCGTCGTCGAAACCGTCGCGGCGCGCGTGAATGGTCGCGTGCCGATTCTGGTGCACGTCGGCGCGGCGGCGGTCGGCGATGCGGCGCGGCTCGCGCAGCACGCGCGCGCGCATGGCGCGGCGGGCGTCAGTAGCATCTTGCCGCCGGTGTTGTACGATCCACGCGGCATCGTGCCGTACTATGAAACTATCGCGTGCGCGGTTCCCGACTTGGCATTCTTTCCGTACTTGTTCGGTGGCGCGCGCGACGCGGTGGCGTTGTTGCGCGACCTGATTCACATTCCGAATCTCGCCGGCACCAAGTACACCGGACCAAACATGTACGAACTCAGTCATCTCGCCGCGCTCAAGGACCAGGACTGGACGATTTTTGCCGGAATGGACGAGCAGTTGTTGTTCGGTCTGATGTTCGGCGCGCGCGCCAACATCGGCTCGACTGTTAATTTGATGCCGGGCGTGTTCGTGGAACTGCATCGGTGTTTTTATGCGAACGAATGGGCGCGCGCACTCGATCTACAGAAAAAGTTGAACCGCCCGATCGCAACCTGGATCAGTTTCGGTTTTCCCGGCGCGTTCAAAGCGACGTTCCAATTCCTGGGTTTCGATTGCGGCGAACCGCGCACGCCCAACCTCGCGCTCACCGCGGTGCAACGCGCCGAGCTACGCGCGGCATTGCAAGCCGACGGCTTTTTCGATCTAGCCGCGATGTAA
- a CDS encoding class I SAM-dependent methyltransferase, which yields MDWLELWSELAQVHAWTHQANQPAESQDRWRNRAHDFDAQVRRRWTKNDSSRAFIVATLDRFPNATVLDIGAGTGKWAVLLAPHARRITALEPSPGMIERMRQNLADANITNVDMAQDAWPHAQVATHDFTLCAHAMYGAPDFRLFIERMQAVTRQMCFLLLRAPTIDGVMAEAAQHIWGHPHDSPNFQVAFNALLQMGIFPNVLMEDSGLWEPWSNDSLADAVQQIKHRMGLDQIDQHDAFLLDLAQRRLTVVEGKYVWPPAVRTALLYWSVADSNRDD from the coding sequence ATGGATTGGCTAGAACTCTGGAGTGAATTGGCGCAAGTCCACGCGTGGACGCACCAAGCGAACCAACCCGCGGAGAGCCAGGATCGTTGGCGCAACCGCGCGCACGACTTTGACGCGCAAGTGCGGCGGCGCTGGACGAAAAACGATTCGAGCCGCGCATTCATCGTGGCGACGTTAGACCGATTTCCCAACGCGACCGTGCTCGACATCGGCGCGGGCACTGGCAAATGGGCGGTTCTGCTCGCGCCGCACGCGCGTCGCATCACCGCGCTCGAACCCTCGCCCGGCATGATCGAACGAATGCGACAGAACCTCGCCGACGCAAACATCACGAACGTGGACATGGCGCAAGATGCATGGCCCCACGCGCAAGTCGCTACGCACGATTTTACATTGTGCGCGCATGCGATGTACGGCGCGCCGGATTTTCGATTGTTCATCGAGCGGATGCAGGCGGTCACGCGGCAAATGTGTTTTCTACTTTTGCGCGCGCCGACGATAGATGGCGTGATGGCGGAAGCCGCCCAGCACATCTGGGGACATCCGCACGATAGTCCGAATTTTCAGGTCGCGTTCAATGCCTTGCTTCAAATGGGAATTTTTCCGAACGTGTTGATGGAAGATTCCGGCTTGTGGGAACCGTGGTCAAACGATAGTTTGGCAGACGCCGTCCAACAGATCAAGCATCGGATGGGGCTAGATCAGATTGACCAGCATGACGCTTTTCTGCTAGACCTCGCGCAGCGCCGACTGACTGTTGTGGAGGGTAAATATGTTTGGCCCCCCGCCGTTCGCACCGCGCTGCTGTATTGGTCGGTGGCTGATTCAAACCGTGACGACTGA